Genomic segment of Verrucomicrobiota bacterium:
ACTCATCGGCGACGCGCGAACTGCGATTCAACAAAGACACGACAAACTGAAAACCAATCCACTTCACTCATGAGCAAAATCAAAATGGTCATGTTCGACCTCTCCGGCACCACGGTGTATGACGACACGGGCGTGCGCGACTGCCTCTTCAAGTTGCTCGCCTTGAATGCCCGACGACTCCAACGCCCATGACACCGGCCCATGTCCCTGCGCCGCGCGCGGCCCGCGCCTTTACGCTGATCGAGTTGCTCGTGGTCATCGCCATCATCGCGATCCTCGCGGCGCTGCTGCTGCCCGCGCTCGCGGGGGCCAAGGACCGCACCAAGCGCACCTCGTGCATGAACAACCACCGGCAGCTCCTCGTGGCCAGCATGCTCTACCGGGATGACTTCCCGACCTGGTTTTACTGGACGACGGCGAATGCGGACGACCGCGCGCCGGTCTCCTACTATCCCAACTACATCCCGGCGCTGAAGTCATTCCTGTGCGCGGGAACCAAGAACATCATCCGAACAAATCGCAGCACGACGGCGGGCCTCACGACGTATCTGGCCGACTTGGTGAACACCTCGCAAGGCGACCGCGAACGGACCACGGGCGGACACAGCTACGAATACTTCGGCTACTTCGAAACACCCGCGCCCGCTGTGCGCAAGACTCCCGAGAGTGCGCTCTACGCGCCGGAAAAAGTCGTGATCGTGGTGGACGCCGACGACAACCTCGCGAGCCTGCCGAATGACGTGAACAACTTCCCCGACCCGCACAACAACCACGGCCGCGCCGGCTGGAATTGGGGCTTCACGGACGGCCACGCCGAGTGGATCACCCGGCAGAACACGGTGCGCGCGTTGGTGGACAGCCGGCACGCGACCAATGCGAGCATGATCCCCTGAGCGAGTTCGGGCGGTTGAACCCGGTGAACAATCCCCCACCGGGGCCGCGTCTTTCTTCGGCTTTGATTTTTGGGGATTCGGCCGTAACATTGCAGCCGCCGTTCATGACCATCGACCAAACCAACCTGTGAATCCAACCTCGCGCCAGCTCAGGTCCGCCGTCGCGTTTACGCTTATCGAATTGCTCGTGGTCATCGCGATCATCGCGATCCTCGCCGGATTGCTCCTGCCCGCGCTGGCCAAGGCGAAGGACCAGTCCAAGACGATCAAGTCCACGAACAACATCCGTCAGTTGGGCACGAGCTTCGCGCTCTACGCGGGGGACTTCGAGAAAGTGATGCCCTACGCGGACGTCAGCGGACTGAACAACGCCAACTTCTGGATCCCGCTGATTCGGACCGGCTACCTGCGCGACCCGTTGGTCTGGCTTTGCCCCAAGACCACGCACAATCCAAGTTTCAACTTCCCGGCGGACTGGGAGAACTCGACCGCAACTCCGCCGAATCCGTATCCGGCCTATCTGGCGTGGTTCGGATCGGCAGGCGGGTTCATCGGCGGAACCACCGGCAGTTACACGCTCAACGGTTGGGCCCAACCGCGGCAGAGTGGCGGCGGCGCCAACGCGGCCAAGTATTTCCAACGACTCGAGGATGGCCGTCCCGACTCGCAACCTCTCCTGACCGATGGTGGCTGGGTGGACGCGTGGCCGGAGCCGACCGACACGCCGCCGACAGACGTGCGTTTCGGCGGGAACCGCGCATTCCCCGGTTCTCCGGTCGGCATCAGCATGCGGCGTGTTTGCATCGCCCGGCACGGCCGCGCGATCAACATCACCTACATGGATGGGCACGTGAGCCTCACGAAGGTCGAAAACCTTTGGTTCCAAAACTGGCACGCGATCTGGACCAATCCGCCGCAGCCCGTTGTCCGCTAGCACGGAATCAGGCCACCCTGCTCACTGCCGGACAATCCGCACCTGCTTGTTCTTCGCGTCGAAGACGAACTTCGTCCCCGCCGGCGGGATCGGCTCGACGCGATAACGCAGATACTTCGACAACTCCTTCATGTCCGCGGGAAGCCGGCCCTTCTCGCTCATGAATTCCTGCAGCCCGAGCGTGAGCAGCGAAGTGTTCGACATTTCCCCCGGTGACACTTCCGCAAGCACGCCGAGCGACGGATCCATCCCGGTGTCCTGAGCCGCGACGGGCGCAGGTTGCGGTGCCACCGGTGTGGCGGCTGCCTTCGG
This window contains:
- a CDS encoding prepilin-type N-terminal cleavage/methylation domain-containing protein; amino-acid sequence: MTPAHVPAPRAARAFTLIELLVVIAIIAILAALLLPALAGAKDRTKRTSCMNNHRQLLVASMLYRDDFPTWFYWTTANADDRAPVSYYPNYIPALKSFLCAGTKNIIRTNRSTTAGLTTYLADLVNTSQGDRERTTGGHSYEYFGYFETPAPAVRKTPESALYAPEKVVIVVDADDNLASLPNDVNNFPDPHNNHGRAGWNWGFTDGHAEWITRQNTVRALVDSRHATNASMIP
- a CDS encoding type II secretion system protein, which encodes MNPTSRQLRSAVAFTLIELLVVIAIIAILAGLLLPALAKAKDQSKTIKSTNNIRQLGTSFALYAGDFEKVMPYADVSGLNNANFWIPLIRTGYLRDPLVWLCPKTTHNPSFNFPADWENSTATPPNPYPAYLAWFGSAGGFIGGTTGSYTLNGWAQPRQSGGGANAAKYFQRLEDGRPDSQPLLTDGGWVDAWPEPTDTPPTDVRFGGNRAFPGSPVGISMRRVCIARHGRAINITYMDGHVSLTKVENLWFQNWHAIWTNPPQPVVR